aatacaataaacctgttccagtcactcttgttcctccgggtcatgtttctagtctgtaaaatacaataaacctgttccagtccagtctcttgttcctccgggtcatggtttctagtctgtaaaatacaataaacctgttccagtcagtctcttgttcctcctgctcatgttctagtctggaaaatacaataaacctgttcgtcagtctcttgttcctccgggtcatgttctagtctggaaaatacaacaaacctgttccagtctgtaaaatacaataaacctgttagtcagtctcttgttcctccgggtcatgttctagtctggaaaatacaacaaacctgttccagtctgtaaaatacaataaacctgttcgtcAGTCTCTcgttcctccgggtcatgttctagtctgtaaaatacaataaacctgttctagtctgtaaaatacaataaacctgttggTCAGTCTCTTGTTCttccgggtcatgttctagtctgtaaaatacaataaacctgtttgtcagtctcttgttccttctggtcatgttctagtctgtaaaatacaataaacctgttcgtcagtctcttgttcctccgggtcatgttctagtctggaaaatacaataaacctgttccagtcagtctcttgttcctccgtaaaatacaataaacctgttccagtcactcttgttcctccgggtcatgttctagtctgtaaaatacaataaacctgttccagtcagtctcttgttcctccgggtcatgttctagtctgtaaaatacaataaacctgttccagtcagtctcttgttcctcctgctcatgttctagtctggaaaatacaataaacctgttcgtcagtctcttgttcctccgggtcatgttctagtctggaaaatacaacaaacctgttccagtctgtaaaatacaataaacctgttagtcagtctcttgttcctccgggtcatgttctagtctggaaaatacaacaaacctgttccagtctgtaaaatacaataaacctgttcgtcAGTCTCTcgttcctccgggtcatgttctagtctgtaaaatacaataaacctgttctagtctgtaaaatacaataaacctgttctagtctgtaaaatacaataaacctgttggTCAGTCTCTcgttcctccgggtcatgttctagtctgtaaatacaataaacctgttcgtcAGTCTCTCGTttcctccgggtcatgttctagtctgtaaaatacaataaacctgttctagtctgtaaaatacaataaacctgttggtcagtctcttgttcctcctggtcatgttctagtctgtaaaatacaataaacctgttcgtcagtctcttgttcctccgggtcatgttctagtctgtaaaatacaataaacctgttctagtctgtaaaatacaataaacctgttggTCAGTCTCTTGTTCttccgggtcatgttctagtctgtaaaatacaataaacctgtttgtcagtctcttgttccttctggtcatgttctagtctgtaaaatacaataaacctgttcgtcagtctcttgttcctccgggtcatgttctagtctggaaaatacaataaacctgttccagtcagtctctcttgttcctccgtaaaatacaataaacctgttccagtcactcttgttcctccgggtcatgttctagtctgtaaaatacaataaacctgttccagtcagtctcttgttcctccgggtcatgttctagtctgtaaaatacaataaacctgttccagtcagtctcttgttcctcctgctcatgttctagtctggaaaatacaataaacctgttcgtcagtctcttgttcctccgggtcatgttctagtctggaaaatacaacaaacctgttccagtctgtaaaatacaataaacctgttagtcagtctcttgttcctccgggtcatgttctagtctggaaaatacaacAAACCTGTTCCAGTCTGTAAAATACACTAACCTGTTCGTCAGTCTCTcgttcctccgggtcatgttctagtctgtaaatacaataaacctgttctagtctgtaaaatacaataaacctgttggTCAGTCTCTTGTTCttccgggtcatgttctagtctgtaaaatacaataaacctgtttgtcagtctcttgttccttctggtcatgttctagtctgtaaaatacaataaacctgttcgtcagtctcttgttcctccgggtcatgttctagtctggaaaatacaataaacctgttccagtcagtctcttgttcctccgtaaaatacaataaacctgttccagtcactcttgttcctccgggtcatgttctagtctgtaaaatacaataaacctgttccagtcagtctcttgttcctccgggtcatgttctagtctgtaaaatacaataaacctgttccagtcagtctcttgttcctcctgctcatgttctagtctggaaaatacaataaacctgttcgtcagtctcttgttcctccgggtcatgttctagtctggaaaatacaacaaacctgttccagtctgtaaaaaatacaacaaacctgttagtcagtctcttgttcctccgggtcatgttctagtctggaaaatacaacaaacctgttccagtctgtaaaatacaataaacctgttcgtcAGTCTCTcgttcctccgggtcatgttctagtctgtaaaatacaataaacctgttctagtctgtaaaatacaataaacctgttctagtctgtaaaatacaataaacctgttggTCAGTCTCTcgttcctccgggtcatgttctagtctgtaaaatacaataaacctgttcgtcAGTCTCTcgttcctccgggtcatgttctagtctgtaaaatacaataaacctgttctagtctgtaaaatacaataaacctgttggtcagtctcttgttcctcctggtcatgttctagtctgtaaaatacaataaacctgttggtcagtctcttgttcctccgggtcatgttctagtctgtaaaatacaataaacctgttccagtcagtctcttgttcctccgggtcatgttctagtctggaaaatacaacaaacctgttccagtctgtaaaatacaataaacctgttcgtcAGTCTCTCGTTCCTCCGTGTCATGTTACTTTTTAattaggcacacctgttaattgaaatgcattccaggtgactacctcatgaagctggttgagagaatgccaaaagtgtgcaaagttgtcaaggcaaaagggtggctatttgaataatctcaaatttgtttaacacttctttggttactacatgattccatatgtgttatttcatagttttgaagtcaattattatacaatgtaaaaaatattgaaaataaagaaaaaaaccttgaatgaggaggtgtccaaactttttttaCTGTAGTTCactaacatttttaaaaaacgtCCATGGTTATTTCAACTAGTTCATCTTTTGTATAATTTCCCCCTGTAGTTAACTTCTGCAGCTAACATCAACCAGACACTAAACTTCTAATTTCACCCAGAATAAAAAACACTCACGCCTCCAACATCCAACACCGTAATAAACCCAACAGCCATCAGTTAAATGTTAGAAGTAGTTTTATTTATCCTTGGTCACAACGGTGGTATTTTACAGAActagggtcagaggtcaggcttCTCCCTGCCGGGTCGGGGCGGGGCCTTAGTGGTACTTCCTCCAGCGGTCGTGCTCTGAGACGGAGAGAAgaggaaatggagagagggacagagaggaaacggagagagggacagagaggaaacggagagagggggacagagagcgaGGGAAGCAGGTTAAATGAGATCAGATGTTCCTTCACAGTGCTTTGAGGTCATCATGCTCGTCACCTTCTCCTGAAGGGTGCACTCGTTACCTTCAGGAGAAGGGTGCACTCACACTCCCCCTCATGGATTCAGAAGGGATGGACTGAGGAATATGGTGGACACTCCCTCTGGCCACGCTTcctccaatccaatgcttttaaatggAGGGGGAGTGAATGAGTGCACACTTCTGGAGAAGAGTAGAGAATTTGAACCAATCCAGTGTGTTACTTACTGAGGTGGTCGAACTCccagtgtagagtgtgtgtgtgtgtgtgtgtactcccagtgtgtgtgtgtgtgtgtgtactcccagtgtagtgtgtgtgtactcccagtgcagtgtgtgtgtgtagtgtgtgtgtactcccagtctagtgtgtgtgtgtgtgtagtgtgtgtcctCCCAGTGTAGTGTGTTACTTACTGAGGGTGGTTGAACTCCCACATGTAGCTGAGGGCCACGTATCCAACCAGCAGCATGGCCACGCCTCCAATACCTCCCTTCTTCACGTTGATGTACTTGTTGTAATATCTGTCATGACCTGGAGAGACGACATGTTACTGTTAGACGGGAGGGGGTATCTGTCATGACCTGGAGAGACGACATGTTACTGTTAGACGGGAGGGGGTATCTGTCATGACCTGGAGAGAGACAACATGTTACTGTTAGATGGGAGGGGGTATCTGTCATGACCTGGAGAGACGACATGTTACTGTTAGACGGGAGGGGGTATCTGTCATGACCTGGAGAGACGACATGTTACTGTTAGACGGGAGGGTATCTGTCATGACCTGGAGAGACAACATGTTACTGTTAGACGGGGGAGGGTATCTGTCATGACCTGGAGAGACGACATGTTACTGTTAGACGGGAGGGGGTATCTGTCATGACCTGGAGAGACGACATGTTACTGTTAGACGGGAGGGGGTATCTGTCATGACCTGGAGAGACGACATGTTACTGTTAGACGGGAGGGGGTATCTGTCATGACCTGGAGAGACAACATGTTACTGTTAGACGGGAGGGGGTATCTGTCATGACCTGGAGAGACGACATGTTACTGTTAGACGGGAGGGGGTATCTGTCATGACCTGGGAGAGACAACATGTTACTGTTAGACGGGAGGGGTATCTGTCATGACCTGGAGAGAGACAACATGTTACTGTTAGACGGGAGGGGGTATCTGTCATGACCTGGAGAGAGACAACATGTTACTGTTAGACGGGAGGGGGTATCTGTCATGACCTGGAGAGACAACATGTTACTGTTAGACGGGAGGGGGGTATCTGTCATGACCTGGAGAGACGACATGTTACTGTTAGACGGAGGGGGTATCTGTCATGACCTGGAGAGACAACATGTTACTGTTAGACGGGGAGGGGGTATCTGTCATGACCTGGAGAGACGACATGTTACTGTTAGGCAGGAGGGGGTATCTGTCATGACCTGGAGAGACGACATGTTACTGTTAGACGGGAGGGGTATCTGTCATGACCTGGAGAGACAACATGTTACTGTTAGACGGGGAGGGGGTATCTGTCATGACCTGGAGAGACGACATGTTACTGTTAGACGGGAGGGGGTATCTGTCATGACCTGGAGAGAGACAACATGTTACTGTTAGACGGGAGGGGTATCTGtcatgacctggagagactgACATGTTACTGTTAGACGGGAGGGGGTATCTGTCATGACCTGGAGAGAGACAACATGTTACTGTTAGACGGGAGGGGGTATCTGTCATGACCTGGAGAGACAACATGTTACTGTTAGACGGGGAGGGGTATCTGTCATGACCTGGAGAGACGACATGTTACTGTTAGACGGGAGGGGGTATCTGTCATGACCTGGAGAGAGACAACATGTTACTGTTAGACGGGGAGGGGGTATCTGTCATGACCTGGAGAGGCGACATGTTACTGTTAGACGGGAGGGGGTATCTGTCATGACCTGGAGAGAGACAACATGTTACTGTTAGACGGGAGGGGGTATCTGTCATGACCTGGAGAGACGACATGTTACTGTTAGACGGGAGGGGGTATCTGTCATGACCTGGAGAGACGACATGTTTCTGTTAGACGGGAGGGGGTATCTGTCATGACCTGGAGAGAGACAACATGTTACTGTTAGACGGGAGGGGGTATCTGTCATCGACCTGGAGAGACGACATGTTACTGTTAGACGGGAGGGTATCTGTCATGACCTGGAGAGAGACAACATGTTACTGTTAGACGGGAGGGGGTATCTGTCATGACCTGGAGAGGCGACATGTTACTGTTAGACGGGAGGGGGTATCTGTCATGACCTGGAGAGAGACAACATGTTACTGTTAGACGGGAGGGAATGTATCTGTCATGACCTGGAGAGACGACATGTTTCTGTTAGACGGGAGGGGGTATCTGTCATGACCTGGAGAGAGACAACATGTTACTGTTAGACGGGAGGGGTATCTGTCATGACCTGGAGAGGCGACATGTTACTGTTAGACGGGAGGGGGTATCTGTCATGACCTGGAGAGAGACAACATGTTACTGTTAGGCGGAGGGGTATCTGTCATGACCTGGAGAGGCGACATGTTACTGTTAGACGGGAGGGGGTATCTGTCAtgacatgagagagagacaacatgtTACTGTTAGACGGGAGGGTATCATGTCATGACCTGGAGAGACGACATGTTTCTGTTAGACGGAGGGGGGTATCTGTCATGACCTGGAGAGAGACAACATGTTACTGTTAGACGGGAGGGGGTATCTGTCATGCCCTGGAGAGAGACGACATGTTACTGTTAgacactgtgtttgtgtgtcagtgtgtgttataACCATTATCACCATTGCGGATGCTGGCGAGGACTCCGTTGGGAGTGAAGTCCCTCTTGCCCAGCCACGAGCCCAGCTCTCCCAGCTTCACATCCATCAGACGCTTCTCACCCACGGGAACTAAGGACACAGGTAGACACACACAATAAATACACACCCTCCGTCTCTCTCACCCACGGGAACTAAggacacaggtacacacacacaataaatacaCACCCTCCGtctccactcactcacacacaccaccgAAGACCGCCATTCATTGCTACAAGTTATATGGTTACCATGTCGTTAGTATTTCACTAGAGACCGGAGCCAGCAGTGTAAAATTCTCATATCCACGAAGATGCATAAGTTACCTGACCACTTTGAGTTCTctagatagctaactaaagtTAAGATAGTTGGCTAGTTCAAAGTCACGGGAGTTATGTTGAGCCTGGATCGCTCAGAGAGAAGGTGTTGTTATAAACCCCTTAGCGGTCATTAGCCAGCAAGCTACAGACGTTGCCAACTGCATGCAGGCAGAGGCCAGTCCTGCAGGCtaactagcttagctagctaacctCCCTGGCTAAAGACCTAACCACCTAGCATATCGTCTGGACGGCCACACGCTGTAAAACTGGTTGAATTTACACCCTTTAGAGAAGCTGTCACTGAATATTTTTTGCCCCATGCAATATACCCAAGTTGTTATATAAAGTTGTATCTGTCCCGTTTTGAATGGCCATGACAGCAAAGTCCTTGACTTGACTCTAACCGTGGATTAACCGCGGCCTTCAAACAACATCGGAACATCAACTAAACTCCACACATCTCGCTTATTtatgcaataaaatacaatattctGCGCGTAAATGCTGGAGTGGAAGATGTGAGTTCCGTAAAACAAACGTAAACGTTTCACACACGGGACCAACGAACGCAGTTACCTATCCTGTCCGCCATCTTGCTCGGAGGAGAGAGTGAATACCGCGGTGGATGTTGGGACTGAAATGGAAGGAGAGGATTGTGGGAGGAACGTGTTTtttttgtctagaagggatacagcttttgtcaaaattcCCTTTTCATAGTAAGTTTAGGAGAACGTACGCAACAGGTTAGGAGAAAAAAAACGTAGCAGGTTATGATAATTcgtttaaggttaggaaaagggtaagggttagggctagctaaaatgctaaaataTTATAATCTACTGTTGACGTCAATTTGACAATAactgtatcccatctagacaaGAGCGAGGAAAGTAGCaaggcaaaatattttttataaatattgTTAGGGGTGTATAACAATAAAAttatttgttaaaaataaattaaaaatacatttagaCTCATAATATATTTTACAACACAACTAATAACAGAAAGATACATTTATTTATGAACGCACCAGCTGATTCGCCGGTCTGCAGAGCCGCGTCTATCCACTAGAGGGCAGCAGATAACATAAACGGAATGCAGTCAGAGAGGAATAGGCAATAAACTATCTTCAACGCAGTTTGTTTCAGAATGATGGTTTTGATCAGGTGTCTATTCAAGCTGACATTTAACTAATTACCTAACGTAACAGAgtttgagagcatcctgtcaggctgtatcaccgcctggtacggcaactgcaccgcgcCCGCAACCGTaggactctccagagggtggtgcggtctgcccaacgcatcacactgcctgccctccagaacatctacagcacccgatgtcacaggaaggccaaaaggacatcaaccacccgagccacggcctgttcaccccgctatcatccagaagatgaagccagtacaggtgcatcaaggctgggaccgagagactgaaaaaaacagcttctatctccaggccatcagactgttaaatagccatcactgccctgaacttagtcactgtcactagcgaCTACCACCAGGTTGCTCTACAATGCACcgtagagactgctgccctatagacatggaacactggtcacttcaataatgtttacatcatgttttactcatttcatatgtatatactggtcctctgtagttcaatgtggtcctctgtagctcaattggtagagcacggcgcttgtaacgccagggtagtgggttcaatccccgggaccacccatacgtaaacatgtatgcacacatgactgtaagtcgctttggattaaagcgtctgctaaatggcatattatattatactgtattctagtcaaggctcatcctatttaactattgctgtatatatactattctatcctacgtattctacagatatactacatattctatccacatactgtccataatgtcgatacatcccatcatatatatatatatacagtaccagtcaaaagtttggaaccacctactcattcaagggtttttctttattttttaatattttgtacattatagaataatagtgaagacatcaaaactatgaaataacacatatggaatcatgtagtaaccaaaaagagttaaacagatcaaaatatattttatatttgagattcttcaaagtagccacccctttgccttgatgacagctttgcacactcttggcattctctcaaccagcttcatgaggtagtcacctggaatcaaCCAACTAAAACACATGAGAAATAGAAAGAAGATGAAGAACAGGAGAAAGTAATAAGCTCTGAACAACATGTAAAAGACAGGATGTGATGTCATGGATATACAGGAAggagtatatacagtatctacactgaacaacaatataaaagcGCAACATGTAAAGAGACAGGATGTGATGTCATGGATATACAGGAAggagtatatacagtatctacactgaacaacaatataaacgcaacatgtaaagagaCAGGATGTGATGTCATGGATATACAGGAAagagtatatacagtatctacactgaacaacaatataaacgcaacatgtaaagagaCAGGATGTGATGTCATGGATATACAGGAAggagtatatacagtatctacactgaacaaaaatataaacgcaacatgtaaagtgttggtcccatgtttcatgagctgaaataaaagatcccagaaatgttccatacacacaaaaagcttatttctctcaaattgtgtacacaaatttgtttcaATCCtggtagtgagcatttctcctttgccaagataatccatccacttgacaggtgctAGAGATCAAGAatatgattaaacagcatgatcattacacaggtgcaccttgtgctggggacaataaaaggccactctaaaatgcgcagttgtgtcacacaacacaatgccacaggtgtctcaagttttgagggagcgcgcaattggcatgctgactgcaggaatgtccaccagagctgttgccagagaattgaatgttcatttctctaccataagccgcctccaacgtcgtttcagagaatttggcagtacgtccaacaggcctcacaaccgcagaccacgtgtatggcgttgtgtgggtgagcggtttgctgatgtcaacattgtgaacagagtgccccatggtggcggtggggttatggtatgggcaggcataagctatggacaatgaacacaattgcattttatcgatgacaatttgaatgcacagagataccgtgacgagatcctgaggcccattgctgtgccattcatccaccgccatcacctcatgtttcagcatgataatgcacggccccaagacgcaaggatctgtacacaattcctggaagctgaaaatgtcccagttcttccatggcctgcatactccccagacatgtcacccgttgagcacgtttgggatgctctggatcgacgtgtacgacagcgtgttccagttcccgccaaaatccagcaacttcgcacagccattgaagaggagtgggacaacattccacaagccacaatcaacagcctgatcaactctatgttaaggagatgtcgcgctgcatgaggcaaatagtggtcacactttttttttctttttttttttaggtatctgtgaccaacagatgcatatctgtattcctaaTTATTTGAAActcatagattagtgcctaatggatttatttcaattgactgatttccttatatgtaaAACCttaaaaattgttgcatgttgcgtttatatttttgttcagtatacagtggggaaaaaaagtatttagtcagccaccaattgtgcaagttctcccacttaaaaagatgagagaggcctgtaattttcatcataggtacacgtcaactatgacagacaaaatgagagaaaaaaaatccagaaaatcacattgtaggatttttatgaatttatttgcaaattatggtggaaaataagtatttggtcacctacaaacaagcaagatttctggctctcacagacctgtaacttcttctttaagaggcttcctctgtcctccacttgttacctgtattaatggcacctgtttgaacttgttatcagtataaaagacacctgtccacaacctcaaacagtcacactccaaactccactatggccaagaccaaagagctgtcaaaggacaccagaaacaaaattgtagacctgcaccaggctgggaagactgaatctgcaataggtaagcagcttggtttgaagaaatcaactgtgggagcaattattaggaaatggaagacatacaagaccactgataatctccctcgatctggggc
Above is a genomic segment from Coregonus clupeaformis isolate EN_2021a unplaced genomic scaffold, ASM2061545v1 scaf1938, whole genome shotgun sequence containing:
- the LOC123487966 gene encoding ATP synthase subunit f, mitochondrial-like, giving the protein MADRIVPVGEKRLMDVKLGELGSWLGKRDFTPNGVLASIRNGHDRYYNKYINVKKGGIGGVAMLLVGYVALSYMWEFNHPQ